In Antedon mediterranea chromosome 10, ecAntMedi1.1, whole genome shotgun sequence, one genomic interval encodes:
- the LOC140060450 gene encoding uncharacterized protein, translating into MADFYPPSHHTYYNKQNMRRTAPSGTSRETFPAEVSKVERFPSAPQQSRLQKLQANFQYKVMKEKEAKMIDMYERQQYQALQKISSKQPAEKGMVRDFFRERRLIEQGTVQSNIPTRDDHFNRMKSKVQQQREAHMRQDLSKMHAREDLSRKPPAGLDRAKPLAPLKHRSTVHNMNISQHRFTENTDEHIPNRNTTKEVFTKKKLKKTNSVTKLPKRYSQETTEESSDEDPPYTREPRSHNKWEQNPYEKTAGFVGNRKKIISEIKEDRYQKKVAAPRKREEKLSDFQKWQMDQDLEREQRLSKLRKQKQHDDENMFDFNQFEETNWTRNDVKKRSKKEKNTKVEHDRQKQIDIIKQKEKELQEIIAKQEAELKKIKESYMSDEYASPRQFNDSHSIKPQTKTTKKPSEKSESVPYYTPPKTKKPDKVRRPLIKETTANYHRKQPHGYHDEEEEDEESMEPNIKVSYDIVGALQESDQVSSLKLQACNACGRKFAEDRLAKHSVICRKTSTKKRKTFDMAKQRTAGTECEQYVKNGHHLKSEPTPKKSNWKRKHEDFVRTVRDARLVQAHIAKGGKASDLPPPPPSDNSDYKECPYCKRKFNPSTAERHIPKCKDIKSRPKPPSKRR; encoded by the exons ATGGCAGATTTTTACCCACCTTCTCATCATACCTATTATAACAAACAGAACATGAGGCGAACAGCTCCTTCAGGAACATCTCGAGAAACCTTTCCCGCAGAAGTTAGCAAGGTTGAAAGGTTTCCGAGTGCGCCTCAGCAATCAAGGCTTCAGAAGTTACAAGCAAACTTTCAGTATAAAGTGATGAAAGAAAAGGAGGCGAAAATGATTGACATGTATGAGCGGCAACAGTATCAAGCTTTACAAAAAATATCTTCAAAACAGCCGGCAGAAAAGGGTATGGTCCGTGACTTTTTCCGTGAACGTCGCCTGATCGAACAAGGCACCGTACAAAGTAATATACCAACGAGAGACGACCACTTTAATAGGATGAAATCTAAGGTTCAACAACAACGTGAAGCACACATGAGACAGGATTTATCAAAGATGCATGCAAGGGAAGATTTAAGTAGAAAACCTCCAGCAGGACTGGATCGTGCCAAACCTCTTGCTCCACTGAAGCACAGATCCACTGTACATAATATGAACATATCTCAACATAGATTCACTGAAAATACCGATGAACATATACCCAATAGGAATACTACTAAAGAGGTGTTTACTAAAAAGAAACTAAAAAAGACAAACAGTGTGACTAAGTTACCGAAAAGATATTCTCAAGAAACAACAGAAGAATCTAGTGATGAAGATCCACCATATACTAGAGAACCAAGATCACATAACAAGTGGGAGCAAAATCCTTATGAAAAGACAGCAGGTTTTGTCGGGAATAGAAAGAAAATAATCAGTGAAATAAAAGAGGATAGATATCAAAAGAAAGTTGCTGCACCAAGAAAAAGGGAAGAGAAATTAAGTGACTTTCAGAAATGGCAGATGGATCAAGATTTAGAAAGAGAACAGCGACTCAGTAAACTCAGGAAGCAAAAACAACATGATGATGAAAACATGTTTGATTTCAACCAATTTGAAGAGACAAATTGGACAAGAAATGATGTAAAGAAACgtagtaaaaaagaaaaaaatacaaaagttgAACACGATAGACAAAAGCAAATTGATATTATTAAGCAAAAGGAAAAAGAACTGCAAGAAATAATTGCCAAACAAGAGGCTgaacttaaaaaaataaaggagAGTTATATGAGTGATGAATATGCATCCCCTAGACAATTTAATGATAGTCATAGTATTAAACCACAAACTAAAACAACCAAAAAACCTTCAGAAAAGTCAGAAAGTGTACCGTATTATACACCACCAAAAACAAAGAAACCAGACAAAGTTCGCCGTCCATTAATTAAAGAAACAACTGCTAATTACCATCGAAAACAACCTCATGGTTACCACGACGAAGAGGAGGAAGATGAGGAGAGCATGGAACCAAATATCAAAGTCAGCTATGACATTGTTGGTGCTTTACAAGAATCAGATCAAGTCAGCTCTCTGAAGCTTCAAGCCTGCAATGCATGTGGTCGCAAGTTTGCTGAAGACCGGCTTGCGAAACACTCTGTCATTTGTCGTAAGACATCAACGAAAAAGAGGAAAACTTTTGACATGGCAAAGCAACGGACAGCTGGTACTGAATGTGAACAATATGTTAAAAATGGACATCATCTTAAATCAGAACCAACT cctAAAAAATCAAACTGGAAACGAAAGCATGAGGACTTTGTGCGTACAGTGCGTGATGCTCGTCTGGTACAAGCTCATATCGCAAAAGGCGGGAAAGCGTCAGATTTGCCTCCGCCTCCACCGAGTGACAATTCCGATTATAAAGAATGTCCATATTGTAAACGTAAGTTCAATCCGTCCACTGCTGAGCGACATATCCCAAAATGCAAAGACATAAAAAGTCGTCCAAAACCGCCGTCTAAGCGACGGTAG
- the LOC140060803 gene encoding DNA mismatch repair protein Mlh3-like yields MEVPEIEHLKKDITSRLRSGIAIDSVTQCIDELVTNSIDAGASCIAVRINIGILRFQVVDNGSGLTEDQLSTICERYQTSKCNKLSDLERLEKFGFRGEALASLRDLSSILEIESRTKTSSKTFVRVFSDSNDKVFQGKERASQGTTVTVHSLFHNLPVRQKRIIDTLEVESIRYRLAAIALIHPKISFSLRDDSTNSVILQTRRTGSTKRSFASIFSDKKANCLKEVKYSSGDFSIEGLIGTEGHHNKTLQFMYVNGRLVLKTRFHKLVNSLFGKSLIAAKRSWQMSDKLPQSNTNSPGRTSDQYGIFVLDINCPLADYEITLDPRKTLVEFKDWEIVIKCCSQLINDFLIRENLTMAIEGVTTDSNKAEEVKSSPTSKYDLHKNFAYCSGVERYGKEISTSSCASTLESLKVKRPSTYHVPISELTDIINTKDSPYKTDETENQDSQLEHWKDISSKSISGINPIPDSDLNVVEDHRNVHFTPVNVRTSSKEFFQTSSSQASSSGTETATETIPSPGNDSSQNSSTRYDIDRTKKEERSALSLRANGKQMVKELELLEGDGHPSELPDSCSISSVASVSCNISPSLPPEAPSASKQHNRKTFQQLSGRYLLDDLDKLEGDSQNSIEEKMNSDELSSIKEVHKSPKHMITNYTNSLQLFKQNACCNLSSQPLLTLKLKQQKKTDGTCAETVLPERFLKRGFHEEEEDFVHDSRPTQLAFDKLLMMKKSLKTRHDSRKEDENNSKQVMSLRKLQEYKRKVPHQSIIKNHSSSYDRSSVQQKSVLVNSNQDNENSRFFTPSQSFNFCDKPIVENVTSTKSLQLLQTTHNRPYQISKKVQHGKSNDAQNNNNDFMTSSQFMNTAHKLIGRERNDKKEPECNDTLLIDNDKQQMESVEPMVLEEENSNECIVTKDSQPHSDTNQDSEPFIGRSPKVSFKSGLQTQQSVTIPTKDFEKTSNLKLVDRTEEPFSRPDGKDYMQQDLSDKDIQIIGSTSPICISDSSDSPVYVTGDDMLVCRWNSVDENQSDAVHLEVEDFSASGKTLLTPGESDNQNVIQHISAYSKEEGSHLKNFDNENIINGKVTAEAQSSSSTITTDTNIEQELIFETETDPNAFNPDKSNTTKEPGTENKSSESDPIASAESSTSVHNVVEGNTGWLCHFDQRLGKKVYVNKTSGNSQFVEPVQDDPSSIKDMTKAHRFLTHNATPFLPRTKKQRHTFNPHGITAEDEDAKNTTNTVLENMVDVHLNELEGDVACKWKDPADLSISASSDMGRLMTNCDTGLTHLATKEKDVLNICIGNAKSTAVRVNSAMHQYNFTKEMLSDVEVLGQLDNKFIACLMASQGTSCKPNLLVLVDQHAAHERVRLERLTADNIKNDNDEQIDGLSNTKLKSSSICPPITIPLSSDELRLVRGFRDKFTEIGLQLKSIDEDSVRVSSVPACFVEHDVSEMRHGRKPVADTVVETLIKEQLTLWTQTLGAAGTLPKTVTKVLNSQACHGAIKFGDALTLSACKNLIGDLAHCDLPFQCAHGRPSLMPILDFNLMRSVSDSEPPRKPSLWKLNRTLHCENETLITNDKPD; encoded by the exons ATGGAAGTACCAGAAATTGAACacttaaaaaaagacataacCAGTAGACTTCGATCTGGTATAGCTATTGATTCTGTAACCCAATGCATTGATGAACTTGTGACCAACAGCATCGACGCCGGTGCCAGTTGTATTGCTGTCAGAATCAACATTGGGATTCTACGATTTCAAGTTGTTGATAATGGAAGTGGACTCACAGAAGATCAACTTTCAACAATTTGTGAACGGTATCAGACAAGTAAATGCAATAAATTAAGTGACCTTGAAAGGTTAGAGAAATTTGGATTCCGAGGAGAAGCACTCGCCAGTCTAAGAGATCTCTCTAGCATATTGGAAATTGAATCCAGAACAAAAACATCTTCAAAAACATTTGTCAGAGTTTTTAGCGATTCAAATGATAAAGTTTTCCAAGGAAAAGAGAGAGCCAGTCAAGGAACAACAGTTACTGTTCATAGCCTCTTTCATAATCTCCCTGTTCGGCAGAAGAGGATTATAGACACTTTGGAAGTTGAGTCTATTCGTTATCGGCTTGCCGCTATTGCTTTGATTCATCCAAAGATATCATTCTCTCTTCGTGATGATTCTACCAACAGCGTGATTCTCCAGACAAGAAGAACTGGTTCAACCAAAAGAAGTTTTGCTTCCATTTTTAGTGATAAAAAAGCAAACTGCCTCAAAGAAGTCAAATATTCAAGTGGAGACTTCAGCATTGAAGGTTTAATAGGTACTGAGGGACATCATAATAAAACCTTGCAGTTCATGTATGTGAATGGTCGACTAGTACTTAAGACAAGATTCCACAAGTTGGTGAACTCTTTGTTTGGTAAATCGCTCATTGCAGCAAAAAGATCATGGCAGATGTCCGATAAACTACCCCAAAGTAACACTAATAGTCCCGGTAGGACATCTGATCAGTATGGAATCTTTGTACTAGACATTAATTGCCCATTGGCAGATTATGAAATTACCCTTGATCCACGAAAGACACTAGTAGAGTTCAAAGACTGGGAAATAGTCATTAAATGTTGCTCACAACTCATAAATGATTTCCTAATTAGAGAAAATCTAACAATGGCAATTGAAGGTGTTACAACAGATTCAAATAAAGCAGAAGAGGTTAAATCATCCCCAACCTCAAAATATGATTTACATAAAAACTTTGCTTATTGTAGTGGTGTTGAAAGATATGGAAAAGAGATTTCCACATCTTCATGTGCAAGTACACTAGAGTCTTTGAAAGTAAAAAGACCTTCAACTTATCATGTACCGATAAGTGAACTAACAGATATTATAAATACCAAAGATTCACCGTATAAGACTGATGAAACAGAAAATCAAGATAGTCAATTGGAGCATTGGAAAGATATAAGTTCCAAAAGTATTTCTGGCATCAATCCTATACCAGATAGTGATTTAAATGTTGTGGAAGATCATAGAAATGTCCATTTTACACCAGTTAATGTACGCACATCATCTAAAGAGTTCTTTCAAACATCCTCAAGTCAAGCATCATCATCTGGAACTGAGACTGCAACAGAAACAATTCCATCGCCAGGCAATGATTCTTCACAAAATAGCTCTACTAGATACGACATTGATAGAACTAAAAAGGAGGAAAGAAGTGCATTGTCTTTGAGAGCAAATGGCAAACAGATGGTTAAAGAGCTTGAACTCCTTGAAGGTGATGGCCATCCTAGTGAATTGCCAGATTCTTGCTCTATTTCTAGTGTTGCTTCTGTTAGTTGCAATATATCACCATCTTTACCACCTGAAGCGCCATCAGCTAGTAAACAACATAACAGGAAAACCTTTCAGCAGTTAAGTGGTAGATATCTTCTGGATGATCTTGATAAACTGGAAGGTGACAGTCAAAATAGCATAGAAGAAAAAATGAATTCTGACGAGCTAAGTTCCATAAAAGAAGTGCATAAGTCCCCAAAGCATATGataacaaattatacaaattctTTGCAGCTGTTTAAGCAGAATGCATGTTGTAATTTGTCTTCACAGCCGTTATTGACGCTTAAGCTAAAGCAACAGAAGAAAACAGACGGTACATGTGCTGAAACAGTTCTCCCAGAGAGGTTTCTTAAAAGAGGCTTTCATGAAGAAGAAGAGGATTTTGTACATGACTCAAGGCCAACACAATTAGCTTTTGATAAGTTACTTATGATGAAGAAGTCATTAAAAACAAGGCATGATTCACGAAAAGAAGATGAAAACAATTCAAAGCAAGTTATGTCATTAAGAAAACTTCAAGAATACAAAAGAAAAGTTCCTCATCAGTcaattattaaaaatcattCTTCATCCTATGACAGATCATCAGTGCAACAAAAATCAGTTCTTGTTAATAGTAACCAAGACAATGAAAATTCAAGATTTTTTACACCTTCACAATCTTTTAATTTCTGCGACAAGCCGATAGTTGAAAATGTGACTTCGACAAAATCGCTGCAGCTTTTACAGACAACTCATAATAGGCCATATCAAATCTCCAAAAAGGTACAGCATGGGAAGAGTAATGATGctcaaaataataacaatgactTTATGACTTCCTCACAGTTTATGAACACTGCGCACAAGTTAATTGGTAGAGAAAGAAATGATAAAAAAGAACCAGAATGCAATGATACTTTATTGATAGATAATGACAAACAACAAATGGAATCAGTTGAACCTATGGTACTTGAAGAGGAGAACAGCAATGAATgcattgtaacaaaggatagtCAACCACACTCTGACACTAACCAAGATTCTGAGCCATTTATAGGGCGTAGTCCAAAAGTTAGTTTTAAATCTGGTTTACAAACGCAACAAAGTGTGACTATACCAACTAAAGATTTTGAAAAGACTTCAAACTTAAAATTGGTTGACAGAACTGAGGAACCGTTTTCCAGACCAGATGGTAAAGATTATATGCAACAAGACTTATCAGATAAAGATATTCAGATCATAGGTTCCACCAGCCCTATTTGTATTTCTGATAGTTCTGACTCCCCTGTTTATGTTACTGGTGATGATATGCTGGTGTGCAGATGGAACTCTGTTGATGAAAACCAGTCAGATGCTGTACATCTTGAGGTAGAAGATTTCTCTGCAAGTGGGAAGACTCTGTTAACTCCTGGAGAGAGTGACAACCAAAATGTAATTCAACATATTTCAGCATACAGCAAAGAAGAAGGTTCTCACTTGAAGAATTTTGataatgaaaacattattaatgGAAAAGTTACTGCAGAAGCACAGTCTTCAAGCTCCACAATAACAACCGATACAAATATTGAGCAAGAGCTGATCTTTGAGACTGAAACTGATCCAAATGCTTTTAATCCTGACAAAAGTAATACAACTAAAGAACCAGGTACAGAAAATAAATCAAGTGAAAGTGATCCTATAGCATCTGCAGAGTCTTCAACCAGTGTTCATAATGTGGTTGAAGGCAACACTGGGTGGTTGTGTCACTTTGATCAAAGACTTGGAAAGAAAGTCTATGTTAATAAAACATCTGGTAACAGCCAATTCGTGGAACCTGTACAGGATGACCCAAGCTCCATAAAAg ATATGACAAAGGCACATCGTTTTCTAACCCACAATGCAACACCTTTCCTTCCAAGAACCAAAAAACAGCGTCATACTTTTAACCCCCATGGCATCACTGCTGAAGACGAGGATGCTAAAAACACTACCAATACTGTTTTAGAGAATATGGTTGATGTGCATCTAAATGAACTAGAAGGAGATGTAGCATGCAAATGGAAGGATCCCGCAGATCTATCCATATCAG CAAGTAGCGATATGGGAAGGTTAATGACCAATTGCGACACTGGGTTAACTCATTTAGCTACAAAGGAAAAGGATGTTTTGAATATATGCATCGGCAATGCTAAAAGTACAGCAGTCCGTGTCAACAGTGCAATGCATCAGTATAACTTCACTAAAGAGATGCTTTCTGATGTAGAG GTACTTGGACAACTGGATAATAAATTCATAGCATGTCTTATGGCATCTCAAGGAACTTCTTGTAAGCCTAACCTCTTGGTATTGGTTGATCAACATGCTGCCCATGAACGAGTTCGATTAGAGAGATTGACCGCTG ATAATatcaaaaatgacaatgatgaacAAATAGATGGACTGTCCAACACTAAACTAAAGTCGTCGTCGATTTGCCCACCCATCACCATACCATTGTCATCTGATGAGTTGCGATTGGTTCGTGGCTTTCGTGATAAGTTTACAGAAATCGGTCTACAACTGAAAAGCATTGATGAAGACTCGGTGCGGGTATCGAGCGTGCCAGCGTGTTTCGTTGAGCATGACGTAAGCGAAATGAGGCATGGACGCAAACCTGTCGCAGACACGGTTGTTGAA ACACTGATAAAGGAACAACTGACTTTATGGACCCAGACATTGGGCGCAGCGGGTACCTTGCCTAAAACAGTTACCAAGGTTCTAAATTCGCAAGCTTGCCATG GGGCTATCAAATTTGGCGATGCCTTGACATTATCAGCATGCAAGAACCTGATAGGTGACCTCGCTCATTGTGATCTACCGTTTCAGTGTGCTCATGGTCGCCCTTCACTCATGCCTATCTTGGACTTTAACTTGATGAGATCAGTTTCAGATTCTGAG ccTCCAAGAAAACCGAGCCTTTGGAAATTGAATAGAACATTACATTGTGAGAATGAAACATTAATAACTAATGATAAACCAGATTAA